GGCATCAACGATGCGGTCCACTTCGCTCACCAACTTGCGGCCGACATAGCGATACCGCAGGAACCAGTTCCTTTTGTCAGAGTTAGCCCGTCTCGGCGAATCGACGAAGATCGGGGGGGAGCAGTTTCACTAACCACGTAACAGTGGCGGATAACATTGCAAGACGAAAATCGAGTGCCGCGCGATCCGTTTCAGTCCTGCACAGTGTCTCTTCTCTCTTCAAGCGCTTCTGAGTGCTGCGGCACACTGACAACTGATTGGTAACGAGATCGGCCACAGCAGTGGGGGAATCGAATCTCGCAAAATGCAGCTTCGTCAAGAATTCCAGCCGGATGTCACGCACATTCATGACAGGTGAGCGCACCCACGCCAGAAAAACAAGTCGGCCTCCATCGGTTATGCTAAACACTTTTTTGGCTGGTCGGGTTTCTTGATCGATGCGGTCGTGTCGGACGAGCCCGTCCTTTTCCAGTCCTGCCAGGAGCGCGTAAATATGGCTGGTTCGAAGCGTCCAGACTTCACCCAATCGCTCGCGAAGTTCACGGCAGAGATCGTATCCGTGAGCAGGCCCGAGATAGAGCACGCCGAGGACCGGATAATCTGCTGGGTTTCGTGTCTTCATATTCTCCAGTCATGAGAACGAATAGTCAATCTGTGAATAATCTCTATCATCCCTTCGAATTCATTGTCAAGCAAAACTGAACACCTTCAAATGTTGGCTGAGCCAGAGAAATTGACTTGACAAGAATTGTCTGGGCATTTAGGCTTATGTCTCACCAAGCAGAACGCCATACGAAATAGTAGTAAAAAACGAGACGAATCGGTACCTTCGCCTGAGAACATCCCGTCTCAAAGCCTGACGTCAAGTGTCCGGGCCCTTTCGGAATACGACGGTCGGGCTTGAGTCATGGAGTCCGGACGGAGTTCCAGGGACGGTTCTTTTGGTTTTATATATTCATAGTGTGAATAATCAAGTGGAGAATGGCAAGCGTCTGACGAGACCACACTGACCGAGCAGAGTGTCCCTCTCCCCGAGCAACACCTGGAATGATGGAACGACGCTGAGAACGTGTCGAAGTCGGTCGATTCGGGCAGCAGCAATACGACAGGAAGGCTTTCTGTCTGGAGCGCATCTGCATCGTGAGGCAGGTCTCGTGTCGAATTCGTTGGTTGAGCCTTGTATCGGGCTCGACTTAGTTCCGATTAATCTGGAGGATTGATGCGATGAGTCGTTATGTGTCATGCGCACTGCTTTGTGTAGGCATATTTTGGTTTACGGGTGATCTTGCGTGCGCCTGGGAATTCAAGATGGGGGGAGCGTTCACTTCCACGTACGAATACTACTCGCAACAAGGTTCAAACGGCTTTTTTGGCAGAGCGAATGTAGACCGCAGTGCCGGCACGGCTGGCACACTGGGGTTGAAACCCGGAGATTTTGCTTCTCTGAACGGTTGGGTCGGCAAGCGAGCGAAAGATCTCGTAACGGGAACCGACTCTTCCCAGCAGTACCCTATCTTGCAGATTTTTCCGGAAATCAGGATAAATCCGGCGATCAGATTTCGTGGCAAGTACAGGCTCGGTAACTACGGCGATCCCAACGCGTCTGACTACTTCACGAACACCCGCCCGGGAGTCGACGTAGCAACTTCTGACGGTCAATGGACACTTTGGTGGATAACCGCTCAGACTCCATGGGGCACAATCGTCTTCGGAAAGCGGCCGGAAGAGTTCGGCACCGGTTTGCAGTATGACGGATCGCACAATGCTACGGGTGAAGGTATGCTCCTGGTGAGCGACAATGGGCCGCTGCGAATCGCCCTGGCGTTCCAGCCCTTTTGGCAGGAAGCTGCCAACCAGCGACTCGGCTTGAGTTCAAGTCCGTATTACAACTTATTGGATAAAAGCGGAGTCAGGCAGCAATCCACCAGAGCCTTCATGACCTACCGATCCGGTGCAATGGATTTCGGGGCAACATATATGGTGTTCAGATGGCACGCGGGACCTGAGTCGCAGAATCTCCAGGCGGCACGTAGCACTTTCGTGCCATACGACGATCTCATTCGCCACGGATGCGTTTACATGAAGTATTTCGACGGAGGAGTTTTTCTAAATACAGAGACGGCGTATTGGAACGAGTCCATCAATCTGATTGGTAGGGCACCTTTTTATAATGAGTCGTGGCGCTGCATGGTGGAAACGGGTGCAGTAATGGGACCTGCCAAAGTGTCTTT
The sequence above is a segment of the Desulfomonile tiedjei DSM 6799 genome. Coding sequences within it:
- a CDS encoding PadR family transcriptional regulator; the protein is MKTRNPADYPVLGVLYLGPAHGYDLCRELRERLGEVWTLRTSHIYALLAGLEKDGLVRHDRIDQETRPAKKVFSITDGGRLVFLAWVRSPVMNVRDIRLEFLTKLHFARFDSPTAVADLVTNQLSVCRSTQKRLKREETLCRTETDRAALDFRLAMLSATVTWLVKLLPPDLRRFAETG